In Antennarius striatus isolate MH-2024 chromosome 8, ASM4005453v1, whole genome shotgun sequence, a single window of DNA contains:
- the lrpap1 gene encoding alpha-2-macroglobulin receptor-associated protein — protein MMRTYVVVALCFVGVMAGKYSREINEKKPSGSDGQTVEFRISKLNQVWEKAKRMELSPVRLAELHSDLKIQEKDELQWKKLTVEGLDESGEKEAQLRRNFHVILAKYGMDGKRDTRPLESNYLKDHDTKEGDMFDDPRLDKLWNKAKSSGKFSSEELLNLKREFQHHKDKIHEYNILMDTVSRTEEIHKNVISPAEGDSKEKVLQQKHTDLKEKMRDLNQGFERLRKLSHEGFTEDSEFREPRVIELWEAAKRTNLTEDELDSLKEELRHFETKVEKHSHYQEQLELSHQKLRHVEALGDKEHIKRNQEKYNSLTEKTREMGYKMKKHMQDLSNKISRQGLEHNEL, from the exons atgatgcgGACGTACGTTGTCGTTGCTTTGTGCTTCGTGGGTGTCATGGCTGGAAAATACTCGCGTGAAATAAACGAGAAGAAGCCGAGTGGCAGTGATGGACAGACCGTGGAGTTCAGGATAAGTAAGCTGAACCAGGTGTGGGAGAAGGCTAAGAGG ATGGAGCTTTCCCCCGTGCGGCTGGCGGAGCTCCACAGTGACCTGAAGATCCAGGAGAAGGACGAGCTGCAGTGGAAGAAGCTGACGGTGGAGGGTCTGGATGAGAGCGGGGAGAAGGAGGCCCAGCTCCGGAGGAACTTCCACG TGATTCTGGCCAAGTATGGAATGGATGGGAAAAGAGACACTCGACCGCTGGAGAGCAACTACTTAAAGGACCATGACACCAAAGAGGGGGACATGTTTGACGACCCCAGGCTGGACAAACTCTGGAACAAG gccAAGAGTTCAGGGAAGTTCTCCAGCGAGGAGCTGCTGAACCTGAAAAGGGAGTTCCAGCATCACAAGGATAAGATCCACGAGTACAACATTCTGATGGACACTGTCAGCAGGACGGAGG AAATCCACAAGAACGTGATTTCTCCTGCGGAGGGAGACTCCAAAGAGAAGGTTCTGCAGCAGAAGCACACGGACCTGAAGGAGAAGATGAGAGACCTCAACCAGGGCTTCGAGCGCCTCCGAAAGCTCAGCCACGAGGGCTTCACCGAGGACAGCG AGTTTCGAGAGCCTCGCGTCATTGAACTGTGGGAGGCTGCCAAGAGAACCAACCTGACTGAAGACGAGCTGGACTCTCTGAAG GAGGAGCTGCGTCACTTTGAGACCAAGGTGGAGAAGCACAGCCACTACcaggagcagctggagctcTCCCATCAGAAGCTGCGCCACGTCGAGGCTTTAGGAGACAAAGAGCACATCAAGAGGAACCAGGAGAAGTACAACTCACTCACCGAGAAGACCAGGGAGATGGGCTACAAG ATGAAGAAACACATGCAGGACTTGTCCAACAAAATTTCTCGTCAGGGACTCGAGCACAACGAGCTCTGA